From the genome of Aspergillus fumigatus Af293 chromosome 1, whole genome shotgun sequence, one region includes:
- a CDS encoding putative choline kinase codes for MATAISVPVTFPEDKVPTTKDVRDIIGAFLTEEWPPVESETLTVSYHASFVNAHRPVERPKPDTATSTEPLKVFIKLHNDTSGGLEIFEPLVPTKHEEALFCYEYGQTELGAEVYGFFKTQDGTLGRVEEFLDARNMELEDVEDSAIRADVAKGLAIFHAEMLKALGKEGGAMIDNLVSYDFGKRLRSVVDKLASVVRKTRWCIHDVQFMNVMVKNDPREGESKVVLIDFEFVMQNYRAFDIGGHFMQKMFKWFDEESKIAKCRKYTEKEKKHFCDEYARQWNQLTGDSDTGDQVFEESEYGYLLAITFNIHNMLCFMYEQGDKDPLNLHRKKKGGHALSSISLSSYASSYVWSTGEYSARSFSVFGCE; via the exons ATGGCTACCGCGATCTCCGTTCCTGTCACTTTTCCCGAAGACAAAGTACCGACTACCAAGGATGTCAGGGACATTATCGGCGCATTTCTGACGGAGGAATGGCCACCTGTGGAGTCAGAGACCCTGACTGTGTCATACCATGCATCTTTTGTTAACGCTCACCGCCCCGTGGAGCGACCGAAGCCCGATACTGCCACATCTACTGAGCCCTTGAAGGTGTTCATTAAACTCCATAATGACACCAGTGGTGGGCTCGAAATCTTCGAGCCTCTGGTGCCAACCAAGCATGAGGAAGCACTTTTCTGTTACGAGTACGGTCAAACTGAACTGGGGGCCGAAGTCTACGGATTCTTCAAGACACAGGATGGCACACTCGGGAGAGTCGAAGAGTTCCTGGATGCACGCAACATGGAACtggaggatgttgaggaTTCGGCCATCCGAGCAGATGTTGCTAAAGGGCTGGCGATATTTCAT GCGGAAATGTTGAAGGCACTCGGCAAGGAAGGAGGAGCGATGATCGACAACCTAGTTAGCTACGACTTTGGGAAGAGGCTGAGAAGTGTGGTGGACAAGCTGGCATCTGTTGTGCGAAAGACCAGATGGTGTATACATGATGTCCAATTCATGAACGTGATGGTGAAGAATGACCCGAGGGAAGGGGAGAGCAAAGTCGTCCTGATTGACTTTGAGTTTGTGATGCAGAACTATCGTGCATTTGACATCGGTGGGCACTTCATGCAAAAGATGTTCAAGTGGTTTGATGAGGAGAGCAAGATCGCCAAATGCAGAAAATAtacagagaaggaaaagaaacacTTCTGTGACGAGTATGCCCGACAGTGGAACCAGCTGACAGGTGATTCAGATACCGGTGATCAGGTGTTTGAGGAGTCCGAGTACGGATATTTGTTGGCCATCACTTTCAACATCCATAATATGCTTTGCTTCATGTATGAACAAGGCGATAAGGATCCCTTGAATCTCcatagaaaaaaaaagggaggACATGCACTCTCTTCtatttctctgtcttcttatGCCTCTTCTTACGTGTGGTCCACTGGTGAGTATTCCGCTCGGAGTTTCAGTGTGTTTGGATGTGAATAA
- a CDS encoding glycoside hydrolase family 71 protein — MHAIIFLWAALIAGRAHAAAVFAHFLVSNAANFTITDWADHIRLAQDAQVDAFALNIAADDAINGHALQLAFTAAQRARFKVFFSFDYVARGPWNQHDVIGLLLQYRTNEAYYRVNGHPFASTFEGSENAEEWKSVKASTDCFFIPDWSSLGVKAALEKGYGIVDGLFSWAAWPSGAEDMNTQVDMSYLELLQQGGLAYMMPVSPWFYTNLPGYGKNWLWRGDDLWYDRWQEVLSLRPEFVEIISWNDYGESHYIGPLHQGGYGVFKTGKAPFNYVEGMPHDGWRILLPFIVGDYKNGSAAVNEESLVTWYRTTPGAACDAGGTSANTRSHGQVEFSPQEVTKDRIYYSALLTEYAVAEVTIGGVTQTGTWGSEPSSGKGIYHGSAPFNGATGDVEVTLSRRDNKVLTLRGKAISGDCPNNIQNWNAWVGSGRVPCRSSTISREIYLPSNPAAVSEV; from the exons ATGcacgccattatcttcctgtGGGCAGCCCTAATCGCAGGGAGAGCGCACGCAGCGGCTGTTTTCGCCCACTTTCTA GTATCAAACGCAGCTAACTTCACAATTACTGATTGGGCAGACCACATAAGGTTGGCGCAAGATGCCCAAGTAGATGCCTTCGCATTGAATATCGCGGCGGATGATGCGATTAACGGTCACGCATTACAACTGGCTTTCACAGCAGCCCAGCGCGCGAGGTTCAAggttttcttttcatttgaTTATGTTGCCCGCGGACCCTGGAATCAACATGATGTTATTGGGTTGCTGCTGCAATATAGAACGAACGAGGCCTACTATCGCGTTAATGGGCACCCGTTTGCATCTACCTTCGAGGGCTCGGAGAACGCAGAGGAGTGGAAAAGTGTCAAGGCCAGCACAGATTGCTTCTTTATTCCCGACTGGTCTTCGCTGGGAGTCAAGGCAGCGTTGGAAAAAGGTTACGGTATCGTGGATGGGCTCTTTAGCTGGGCCGCCTGGCCTTCTGGTGCGGAAGATATGAACACTCAGGTGGACATGTCCTACCTGGAACTTCTTCAGCAGGGAGGACTTGCATATATGATGCCTGTCTCCCCATGGTTTTATACAAATCTGCCCGGCTATGGCAAGAATTGGCTTTGGCGCGGGGACGACCTGTGGTATGATCGCTGGCAAGAGGTCTTGTCTCTCCGGCCGGAATTTGTGGAGATCATTTCGTGGAATGACTACGGCGAATCGCATTACATCGGACCACTTCATCAGGGCGGATATGGAGTATTTAAAACGGGTAAGGCCCCATTTAATTATGTCGAGGGCATGCCACATGATGGATGGCGGATATTACTGCCATTCATCGTCGGTGATTATAAGAATGGGAGTGCTGCAGTGAATGAGGAGTCATTGGTCACATGGTATCGCACAACTCCGGGAGCTGCGTGTGATGCGGGTGGAACATCGGCGAACACGCGTAGTCATGGGCAAGTTGAATTCAGCCCTCAAGAGGTGACCAAGGATCGTATCTATTACTCTGCCTTACTCACAGAATACGCCGTGGCAGAGGTGACCATTGGTGGCGTCACGCAAACTGGAACATGGGGAAGCGAGCCAAGCAGTGGCAAAGGCATCTATCACGGGAGTGCGCCGTTCAATGGTGCAACGGGAGATGTAGAAGTGACTTTGTCGAGGAGAGATAACAAGGTTTTGACATTGAGAGGAAAAGCAATCTCTGGAGACTGCCCCAATAATATCCAGAATTGGAATGCCTGGGTTGGCAGTGGCCGAGTCCCCTGCCGCTCGTCAACCATCTCGCGAGAGATTTATCTCCCTTCCAACCCAGCGGCTGTTTCAGAAGTGTAA
- a CDS encoding DUF2786 domain-containing protein: protein MRRRIHLSTFHKIQTTGQAMPPPERGLARKERKSRVPLQKATVTETAQERPREANETLDRGILEKIQKCLNRAAHSSSTESEAKAALFIAHKMMTQYNVTQADLLASEPDKSKAQYVGRSVVSIRHTDSSKRVTKESFVGKVATAMCTFFDCKCFSTDYGSSIRWTFYGIAENTVAAASAYRIGVADGLVAMANRKKKRELEEVRRKELDVVAARAAGRQQQLDRIHTLPAIDIDPVGAEAENTFCDGLFLDDSDTLFELFVMHDSSDRDGEDDFNENDKSAMDIMRDVDDNTETAIKQESYRISDLASIHLSSAERKLSAASSAPISNEHAVPSPWASEMQLTRFRATSEQVADDFIEKNNIKLYRQRSRPVAARDTHAYRQGWKDRSKINLRQRRLE from the exons ATGCGAAGACGGATACATTTATCTACCTTTCATAAAATACAGACAACCGGTCAAGCAATGCCACCTCCTGAGCGCGGCCTTGCTCGAAAAGAGCGAAAATCAAGGGTACCACTGCAAAAGGCAACTGTGACCGAAACCGCCCAGGAGCGACCCAGAGAAGCGAACGAGACCTTGGACCGAGGtatccttgagaagatccagaaatGTCTGAACCGAGCTGCCCATAGCAGTTCCACGGAGTCGGAGGCCAAAGCCGCGCTATTCATCGCTCACAAAATGATGACGCAATACAATGTCACCCAGGCTGATCTATTGGCTAGCGAACCCGACAAAAGCAAGGCCCAATATGTGGGAAGAAGTGTGGTGTCGATTAGGCATACTGACTCCTCAAAGCGTGTTACTAAAGAGAGCTTCGTCGGCAAGGTGGCCACGGCCATGTGCACCTTTTTCGATTGCAAATGCTTCTCAACAGATTATGGTTCATCCATACGGTGGACTTTTTACGGCATCGCGGAGAATACAGTTGCAGCGGCATCGGC CTATCGTATCGGCGTTGCCGATGGGCTGGTAGCCATGGCCAACCGtaagaagaagagagagctCGAGGAAGTAAGGCGAAAGGAGCTGGATGTCGTCGCCGCCAGAGCGGCGGGGCGCCAACAGCAACTTGATAGAATCCACACCCTACCCGCAATAGACATCGATCCTGTTGGAGCCGAAGCTGAGAATACTTTCTGCGATGGTCTGTTCCTTGATGACTCCGATACCCTTTTCGAGCTTTTTGTTATGCATGACTCTAGTGACCGCGACGGAGAAGACGACTTTAACGAGAACGACAAGAGTGCTATGGACATTATGCGAGACGTGGATGACAATACTGAAACAGCCATCAAGCAAGAAAGTTATAGGATTTCCGACCTTGCCAGTATACACCTGTCCTCCGCTGAACGGAAGTTGTCTGCTGCTTCATCCGCGCCCATATCGAATGAACATGCAGTGCCCTCCCCGTGGGCGTCTGAGATGCAGCTGACGCGGTTCCGCGCCACTTCAGAACAAGTTGCTGATGACTTCATTGAGAAAAACAACATAAAGCTATATCGCCAAAGGTCGCGTCCAGTTGCGGCTCGAGACACGCACGCTTATCGGCAGGGATGGAAGGACAGGTCGAAAATTAACCTCCGTCAGCGACGCCTTGAGTAG